In the genome of Phaeodactylum tricornutum CCAP 1055/1 PHATR_bd_33x35 genomic scaffold, whole genome shotgun sequence, one region contains:
- a CDS encoding predicted protein — MMEERYLFLVSRQTTAAYRAEFGKPTLSPSQGNVELGTSVPRPITLPTLFVLHKVSEVSKETFIGLCSASLEAATTILLTTGIENPLVLQGLSLLARSDITHSSNTATKVVEGSEPVLATSTGVGSKKEVRLVTAKDLKYSGRPNPGTLPTRLPSPTQDLTRLSSPTQDLVGYPFQYGYRYTDNVRCKRFRSFTRHDDLDRLLSIFEGQIETLEYLPVPSEGDATPVPIKLRMGHQQLLRYLLLWIRQLSHDKGGSLSNYELISLMKEDFSLFRRSPSIHLSNAVPTPSSQSSTPSTMVGNSSRSAVADFKRGVKRDKTHYPVLKDDRYWDNFYRTFVVTAVSHNVDNVLDPAYSPTNTDEILLFREQKKFVYSALEHCLQTDMGKNIVREHAFDFDAQTVFAKVVKHYTESTPAKISSGTTLSYLTSAKYGSSWTGTAEGFILHWKNHLRIYNDTVPVTEKLPPQLCLSLLESSVRDVSELRQVNTTANLDLAKGGSPINYENYLSLLLAAATLYDKGNNFSNSRSPKSKRSAFVTETTFPDDEYGVNYDIDLSPSILYEANTHNRRAGDQNRDRQSNVNRERPYIPREMWDKLSDDAKEILRGMSSPKEGNASANSKSSSAFHANSHSLTDTGHPSSTDESLHENDNDKFHDCGNDTELLAHLTDRSSNMANGDIRKVLASASSYKQNSKNSLQSNMLEYSISRHSVAETTSSLIDRGANGGLAGSDVKILNKTGRSASITGINDHPLPDLDIVTAAGLVESQHGPIIVILHQYAHHGKGKTIHSSAQLEYYKNIVEDRSRVLGGKQRIITLDDYVIPLHVRQGLAYMDMRPPSDAEFDTLPHVVLTSDVDWDPSIIDNEIDLVTDWHDATQDLPSDPYVEPRFNSTGEHQHRHVATFDIFSSSDFVHWSTAIDNILSSNQHDMTRNSHNYEALRPCLGWVSANTVQKTIMATTQFACEVYNAPMRKHFKSRFPALNVHRRNEAVATDTIWSDTPAVDNGAKFAQLFVGRRSLVTDIYPMKTDKEFVNALEDNIRHRGAMDKLISDRAKAEISKKVSDITRAYHIDQWQSKPNHQHQNYAERRIATVEANANNFLNKTGAPNSTWLLCVSYICYLFNHLAHESLHDRTPLEILNGSTPDISVLLQFHFWEPIFYRLEDPTFPSDGTEKKGPLCWNC, encoded by the exons atgatggaagaaagatatttgt tcttggtttctcgtcaaaccactgctgcttaTCGCGCAGAATTTGGTAAACCCACCTTGAGTCCGTCTCAAGGAAACGTCGAGCTTGGTACCAGCGTACCTCGTCCGATAACACTGCCTACATTGTTTGTGTTGCATAAAGTATCAGAGGTGTCTAAGGAGAcatttatcggcttgtgttCCGCATccttggaagctgctaccacCATCCTCCTGACCACTGGTATTGAAAACCCATTAGtacttcagggtttgtca TTATTGGCACGGAGCGATATCACGCACAGCAGTAACACTGCCACCAAGGTGGTAGAAGGGAGTGAACCAGTGCTGGCAACGtccactggtgtagggtcaaaaaaagaagtccgcttagttacagcgaaggacctgaAATATAGTGGAAGACCTAACCCCGGAACGCTACCGACCCGGCTACCCAGCCCAACTCAAGACCTGACCcggctatccagcccaaCCCAAGACCTGGTTGGTTACCCATTTCAATATGGTTACCGCTACACGGACAATGTCCGATGCAAGCGCTTTCGCTCATTTACTCGACACG ATGATCTAGACAGACTCCTTAGTATTTTTGAGGGCCAAATCGAAACTCTAGAATATCTCCCTGTACCATCCGAAGGTGACGCAACCCCTGTCCCAATCAAGTTACGTATGGGTCATCAACAACTCTTACGTTACTTGCTACTCTGGATACGTCAACTCTCGCACGACAAAGGAGGTTCCCTCTCGAACTACGAACTCATCTCTCTCATGAAAGAAGATTTCAGTTTATTTCGACGGTCTCCGTCAATTCATTTGTCGAATGCAGTCCCAACACCCAGTTCACAATCAAGCACTCCTTCGACTATGGTTGGAAACTCTAGTCGTTCTGCTGTCGCTGATTTTAAACGCGGTGTTAAACGTGATAAAACGCATTATCCGGTGCTCAAGGACGACCGATATTGGGACAACTTCTACCGTACTTTTGTCGTTACCGCCGTATCGCACAATGTTGATAATGTCCTAGATCCAGCTTACTCCCCTACGAATACAGATGAAATATTGCTATTCAGGGAGCAGAAAAAGTTCGTCTATTCCGCTCTAGAACACTGCTTGCAAACGGATATGGGTAAAAACATTGTCCGCGAGCATGCCTTTGATTTCGATGCACAAACtgttttcgcaaaagtggTAAAACACTACACCGAATCCACACCTGCAAAGATCAGTTCTGGTACCACACTGTCATACCTGACCTCTGCGAAGTACGGCAGCTCCTGGACTGGAACCGCTGAAGGATTTAttttgcattggaaaaatcatCTTCGCATTTACAACGACACGGTCCCGGTTACAGAGAAGTTGCCACCACAACTTTGCCTCAGCCTGCTCGAGTCCTCTGTACGCGACGTTTCAGAGCTTCGCCAAGTCAACACTACCGCGAATCTAGATTTAGCTAAAGGGGGGTCTCCCATTAACTATGAAAATTACCTAAGTCTACTCCTTGCTGCTGCGACTTTGTAcgataaaggaaacaatttttCTAATTCTCGTAGCCCAAAATCCAAGCGCAGCGCCTTTGTTACTGAGACTACCTTTCCCGATGATGAATATGGCGTCAATTACGACATTGATTTGTCACCGTCCATCCTTTACGAAGCGAATACTCACAACCGCAGAGCAGGCGACCAAAATCGAGACCGCCAGAGCAATGTCAATCGTGAGCGACCGTATATTCCTCGTGAGATGTGGGATAAACTGTCCGACGATGCAAAGGAGATTCTCCGTGGTATGTCTTCTCCTAAAGAAGGAAACGCCTCGGCCAACAGCAAGTCTTCATCTGCATTTCATGCCAACTCCCATTCTTTAACCGATACGGGACACCCCTCATCAACGGACGAATCGTTGCACGAAAATGACAACGATAAATTCCATGATTGCGGGAACGACACGGAACTGCTTGCACACCTTACTGATCGCTCAAGTAATATGGCAAATGGAGACATTCGCAAGGTCCTCGCTTCAGCTTCCTCCTATAAGCAGAATTCGAAGAACTCCCTGCAGTCAAATATGCTCGAATACAGTATTTCCCGACACTCCGTTGCAGAGACTACATCCTCCCTCATCGACAGAGGCGCAAACGGCGGACTTGCCGGAAGCGATGTTAAAATCCTTAACAAAACAGGCCGTTCTGCGAGCATCACGGGTATTAATGACCATCCTTTGCCTgatttggacattgtcaccgcCGCTGGCCTCGTTGAATCACAACATGGACCCATCATTGTCATACTTCATCAGTATGCCCACCATGGAAAGGGAAAAACGATCCATTCTAGTGCTCAACTTGAATACTACAAGAATATTGTCGAGGACCGTTCCCGTGTTTTAGGCGGTAAACAACGTATCATAACTCTAGATGATTACGTTATTCCCCTACACGTTCGTCAAGGACTAGCTTATATGGACATGAGACCTCCTTCCGATGCAGAGTTTGACACGTTACCCCACGTTGTACTTACTTCCGATGTCGACTGGGACCCGTCCATtatcgacaacgaaattgacCTTGTCACAGACTGGCATGATGCCACACAGGACCTTCCCAGCGACCCGTACGTTGAACCCCGTTTCAATTCAACTGGTGAACACCAACATAGGCACGTTGCGACCTTTGACATTTTCTCGTCATCTGACTTTGTTCATTGGTCCACGGCTATCGATAATATACTCTCGTCAAACCAACATGACATGACCCGCAATTCGCACAATTACGAAGCCTTGCGTCCTTGTCTTGGCTGGGTCTCCGCCAACACAGTCCAGAAAACCATCATGGCCACTACGCAATTTGCTTGTGAGGTCTATAATGCACCTATGCGTAAACATTTCAAGTCTCGTTTTCCGGCACTTAATGTTCACCGGCGCAACGAAGCTGTGGCTACCGATACCATTTGGTCGGACACGCCTGCTGTCGATAACGGCGCTAAATTTGCGCAATTATTTGTCGGTAGACGATCGCTTGTTACCGACATTTATCCTATGAAAACAGACAAAGAGTTTGTTAATGCACTCGAAGACAATATTCGTCATCGGGGTGCCATGGATAAACTCATCAGTGACCGTGCCAAAGCCGAGatcagcaagaaagtttcTGATATTACTCGTGCTTACCACATTGATCAATGGCAAAGCAAGCCCAATCaccagcaccaaaattatgCTGAACGTCGAATTGCAACTGTtgaagcaaatgcaaataACTTTCTTAACAAAACTGGTGCACCTAATTCTACATGGTTATTGTGTGTTTCCTACATTTGTTATTTGTTTAATCATTTGGCCCATGAGTCTTTGCACGATCGCACCCCCCTCGAAATTCTTAACGGTAGTACTCCTGATATTAGCGTACTCCTTCAATTCCATTTCTGGGAACCGATCTTCTACCGACTTGAAGAccctacttttccttccgacgGAACTGAAAAAAAAGGGCCactttgttggaattgctga